A DNA window from Mycobacterium sp. IDR2000157661 contains the following coding sequences:
- a CDS encoding proton-conducting transporter transmembrane domain-containing protein: MLESAVSVEVLQGVLIAVLAAPAVVTALACAAGRRRPRWTARIATLSAGLGFLGAAVLATNVTVGDAVSVTAGGGVVAVSADRLSVVLLCLVFGISALVQSFGIRYLAGDPKAARFTAGANLVTAASAGLVASATLFTLAVFWTAAGIALCLLLAMYPDLPAARDGVVRTAKAFFVGDLALWTAVALITARWGSVDLRTLAERGIDGTAAATAAVLIVVAALSRSAQLPFVRWLPATLAAPTPVSALLHAGVVNAGGVLLVKLSPLLAGADIARALTILAAAGTVVYGAMVMLVKPDVKGALAHSTIAQMGFMVLACGLGLSIAAVLHLVAHGFYKARLFLASGSAVAEHRGRSALPPAPVLTRRRHATIAVTAAMLSGSVLVIALLVTPLPKGADEAMLMVFAWATAAAATLGWLRRRPTLAGTAAAAAFLAPATFGYLLLVSSLSRFLTPAVPEVPAPTPTVWALLAVIVALAGLAVLRTTARRGGSARLQRVLYAHALSAGHVAAPSAHRPPAMTGASS, translated from the coding sequence GTGTTGGAATCGGCCGTCTCAGTCGAAGTCCTCCAGGGTGTGTTGATCGCCGTCCTGGCGGCGCCCGCAGTGGTGACGGCGTTGGCCTGCGCGGCAGGTAGGCGGCGGCCGCGGTGGACCGCACGCATCGCCACCCTCTCGGCCGGCCTCGGCTTCCTCGGCGCCGCGGTACTCGCGACGAACGTCACCGTCGGTGACGCGGTATCGGTGACCGCCGGCGGCGGGGTCGTCGCGGTCTCGGCCGACCGGCTCAGCGTGGTCCTGCTGTGTCTGGTCTTCGGGATCAGCGCGTTAGTCCAGAGTTTCGGGATCCGGTACCTCGCCGGTGACCCGAAAGCGGCCCGTTTCACGGCCGGGGCGAACCTGGTGACCGCCGCGTCGGCCGGACTGGTCGCCTCTGCGACCCTGTTCACGCTGGCTGTGTTCTGGACCGCCGCCGGGATCGCGCTGTGTCTGCTGCTGGCCATGTATCCCGACCTGCCGGCCGCCCGCGACGGTGTCGTCCGCACGGCGAAGGCGTTCTTCGTCGGTGACCTCGCTCTGTGGACGGCCGTCGCGCTCATCACGGCGCGGTGGGGCAGCGTCGACCTGCGCACCCTGGCTGAGCGCGGCATCGACGGCACCGCGGCCGCGACGGCGGCGGTCCTGATCGTCGTCGCCGCACTGTCGCGGTCGGCCCAGCTGCCGTTCGTGCGCTGGCTGCCCGCGACGCTGGCGGCGCCGACGCCGGTCTCGGCCCTGTTGCACGCCGGCGTGGTCAACGCAGGCGGGGTGCTGCTGGTCAAGCTGTCGCCGCTGCTGGCGGGCGCGGATATCGCACGGGCGCTGACCATCCTCGCGGCGGCGGGGACCGTGGTCTACGGCGCGATGGTGATGCTGGTGAAGCCGGACGTCAAGGGTGCGCTCGCGCACTCGACGATCGCGCAGATGGGATTCATGGTGCTGGCCTGCGGGCTCGGCCTGTCGATCGCGGCGGTCCTGCACCTGGTCGCGCACGGCTTCTACAAGGCGCGACTGTTCCTGGCCTCCGGGTCGGCGGTGGCCGAGCACCGCGGCCGATCAGCGCTACCCCCAGCGCCCGTGTTGACGCGGCGCCGGCACGCCACGATCGCCGTCACCGCGGCGATGCTGTCGGGCAGTGTGCTGGTCATCGCGCTGCTCGTGACGCCGCTGCCCAAGGGTGCGGACGAGGCCATGCTGATGGTCTTTGCGTGGGCGACGGCGGCCGCCGCGACCCTGGGATGGCTGCGGCGGCGTCCCACGCTGGCCGGGACGGCGGCGGCGGCGGCCTTCCTGGCACCGGCCACCTTCGGCTACCTGCTCCTGGTCAGTTCGCTGAGCCGGTTCCTCACTCCCGCGGTACCGGAAGTGCCCGCGCCGACGCCGACCGTCTGGGCACTTCTCGCGGTGATCGTCGCCCTCGCCGGTCTTGCCGTGCTGCGCACGACGGCCCGGCGTGGTGGGTCCGCCCGGCTGCAGCGCGTGCTCTACGCCCACGCGCTGAGCGCCGGCCACGTCGCGGCCCCCAGTGCACATCGCCCACCCGCAATGACAGGAGCGTCGTCATGA
- a CDS encoding TIGR03619 family F420-dependent LLM class oxidoreductase: MRFYVSLAFLDTGEVVEIAKAADDLGYDGLGIPDHVVNLETLQTPYPYTKDGRRRWEAFTDWPDPWVLIGALATVTARIRFVTTVYLPAMRDPYSAAKSIGTAAVLAGGRLELGIGVGWCSEEFALMGQQFARRGKRTDEMLALMKELWKPGWTEFEGEFYSTPRLEMEPTPPPIPVYVGGLSDVALRRAARHDGWIGDLITTEHALERVAKLRELRAENGLSMDDFTVITPLTDAFTSEQYDRAEAGGIQGIVTMPWMFYAGPQATLAEKIDGMKRFRKDLGLD, from the coding sequence ATGAGATTCTATGTCAGCCTCGCGTTCCTGGACACCGGTGAGGTGGTCGAGATCGCCAAGGCCGCAGACGATCTCGGTTACGACGGGCTGGGCATCCCCGACCACGTCGTGAATCTGGAGACCCTGCAGACACCGTATCCGTACACCAAGGACGGGCGACGACGGTGGGAGGCCTTCACGGACTGGCCGGACCCCTGGGTGCTGATCGGCGCGTTGGCCACGGTCACCGCGCGTATCCGGTTCGTCACCACGGTCTACCTGCCCGCGATGCGCGATCCGTACTCGGCGGCGAAATCGATCGGCACAGCGGCGGTTCTGGCTGGCGGCCGGCTGGAGCTCGGCATCGGCGTCGGTTGGTGCTCCGAGGAGTTCGCGCTGATGGGCCAGCAGTTCGCGCGCCGCGGCAAGCGCACCGACGAGATGCTCGCGTTGATGAAGGAGCTGTGGAAGCCGGGATGGACGGAGTTCGAGGGCGAGTTCTACTCGACGCCGCGGCTAGAGATGGAGCCCACGCCGCCGCCGATCCCCGTGTACGTCGGTGGGCTCTCCGATGTCGCGCTGCGCCGGGCAGCGCGTCACGACGGCTGGATCGGTGACCTCATCACCACCGAGCATGCGCTCGAGCGCGTCGCCAAGCTCCGTGAGTTGCGCGCCGAGAACGGGTTGTCCATGGACGATTTCACCGTCATCACACCGCTGACCGACGCGTTCACCTCCGAGCAATACGACCGTGCCGAGGCTGGCGGAATCCAGGGCATCGTCACCATGCCGTGGATGTTCTATGCGGGCCCGCAAGCAACGCTGGCGGAGAAGATCGACGGGATGAAGCGGTTTCGCAAGGACCTCGGGCTGGACTGA